A portion of the Sabethes cyaneus chromosome 3, idSabCyanKW18_F2, whole genome shotgun sequence genome contains these proteins:
- the LOC128740000 gene encoding zinc finger protein 883-like, with the protein MDVKEPAMQMQALQEVFPFNIKHEPHFEIDDSTPNAFDQHQLFDSAAEQLHSQESNEPLQSAALLQPPIKKTRKRKYQPASNGKFKCSVCDKEFTQRHSLAYHEGIHSNERHQCDVCGKVFLRLKSLEMHSSMHTQAPTHICAFCGKGFANTARLAQHTLRHNGIRKHKCEQCPMAFITKVELKLHSRIHTGEEPYKCTVCGKGFKTSSYRTQHMRNHTGEKPYECSVCDKRFYASSALTVHMRNHTGDRRYKCDICGKAFLEPSHLAEHVRSHTGERPFECGICGNTFIYASGHRRHMLRHAGKRSFKCEECGKEFSSTSYLAVHVKLHNEERTHICDICGKGFSGTVHLTQHKRVHMLERMHKCDFCEKAFVSPTDLGKHVRTHTGEPALRPYQCEVCSKSYASTWLVSQHMRSHTGERPFKCELCGKDFLRNYHLKQHRRVHTDDRPFKCDICQKGFFDSTELKFHRRSHTGEKPHQCDVCNKSFTRPSELNVHKRVHADGPLHKCADCGKEFVQIKAYNRHRKIHKDDEVAAGTQKPEIVVKNESGNTDDDEEKMLEQAMVVEKQSKETDEVSETPEQGIIIGKQSP; encoded by the exons atggacgTTAAGGAACCTGCAATGCAAATGCAAGCCCTACAGGAAGTCTTCCCGTTTAACATCAAACATGAGCCGCACTTTGAGATAGACGATTCCACGCCGAACGCTTTTGATCAACATCAACTATTCGACAGCGCAGCAGAACAATTACATTCCCAGGAGAG TAATGAGCCTTTACAGTCGGCCGCATTATTACAACCTCCTATTAAGAAAACTCGAAAAAGAAAGTATCAACCCGCTTCTAATGGGAAGTTCAAATGTTCCGTGTGCGATAAGGAATTCACCCAACGTCACAGTCTCGCCTATCACGAAGGCATTCACAGTAACGAGCGCCACCAGTGTGACGTGTGTGGGAAAGTATTTCTTCGCTTGAAGAGTTTGGAAATGCATAGTTCCATGCATACGCAGGCCCCTACCCACATATGTGCCTTCTGTGGCAAAGGATTTGCTAACACCGCTCGGCTGGCTCAGCATACGCTTAGGCATAATGGTATCCGAAAGCACAAATGCGAACAGTGCCCTATGGCCTTCATTACCAAGGTGGAGCTAAAGCTACACTCACGGATTCACACCGGAGAAGAACCGTACAAGTGTACGGTTTGTGGGAAAGGTTTCAAAACGTCCAGCTATCGGACGCAGCATATGCGCAATCATACCGGAGAAAAGCCCTATGAATGTTCCGTGTGTGATAAACGTTTCTACGCTAGTAGTGCCCTTACGGTTCATATGCGAAATCATACCGGAGACAGACGTTATAAGTGTGACATTTGTGGTAAAGCATTCCTAGAACCGAGTCACCTGGCCGAGCATGTTCGCAGTCACACTGGTGAACGTCCCTTCGAGTGTGGTATATGTGGCAACACATTTATCTATGCCAGCGGCCACAGACGACATATGCTGCGTCATGCCGGAAAACGATCGTTCAAGTGCGAAGAATGCGGCAAAGAATTTAGTTCTACCAGTTATCTTGCTGTCCATGTTAAGCTTCACAATGAAGAAAGAACGCACATCTGTGACATTTGCGGTAAAGGATTCAGCGGAACGGTTCATCTGACCCAGCACAAACGAGTACACATGCTGGAACGGATGCACAAATGTGACTTTTGTGAGAAAGCATTTGTCAGCCCTACTGACCTGGGAAAGCACGTTCGAACGCACACGGGCGAGCCAGCGCTACGGCCGTACCAGTGTGAGGTCTGTTCGAAATCGTACGCCTCAACCTGGCTGGTGTCGCAGCATATGCGTAGCCACACTGGCGAACGGCCGTTCAAGTGCGAACTGTGCGGCAAGGATTTCCTCCGCAATTATCACCTCAAGCAGCACCGGCGGGTTCACACCGACGATCGGCCGTTCAAGTGTGACATTTGCCAGAAAGGATTTTTCGACAGCACCGAGCTGAAGTTCCACAGACGTTCGCACACGGGTGAGAAGCCACACCAGTGCGATGTTTGCAACAAATCCTTTACCCGACCAAGTGAGTTGAATGTGCACAAACGCGTACACGCCGACGGACCGTTGCATAAATGCGCAGATTGCGGGAAGGAGTTTGTTCAGATAAAAGCTTACAATAGGCATCGGAAGATACACAAAGATGATGAGGTGGCGGCAGGAACGCAGAAACCGGAGATAGTTGTCAAAAATGAGAGTGGAAATACCGATGATGATGAGGAGAAAATGCTAGAACAAGCGATGGTAGTCGAAAAGCAGAGCAAAGAAACAGACGAGGTGAGCGAAACGCCAGAACAGGGAATAATTATTGGAAAGCAAAGCCCGTAG